The Triticum aestivum cultivar Chinese Spring chromosome 7B, IWGSC CS RefSeq v2.1, whole genome shotgun sequence genome window below encodes:
- the LOC123159488 gene encoding probable inactive leucine-rich repeat receptor kinase XIAO — MALPPLLLLQLLCLLLGARAALHERDAAALRDVRAGLRDLPGSRFFESWDDGASAPCAYAGVVCAPDEDDPSGALLRVSVLTLGTGLSDSPGLAGSVPASLASLTALTDLVLYPGRVGGSIPEDIGSGLRRLRLLSLSGNQLTGPVPESLAGLPELHTLDLGNNRLEGAIPSGLLLPSSPSLKVLILANNVGLSGQIPDQFPSSQLFHVDLSRNAITGTLPPLPPTLRYFSVAGNSMEGSLDEAFAGNGQGPADLAFLDLSMNDFSGSIPPQVFALPSASSLLLSRNNFTGSLAVPAAPASATPPWSVVDVSHNGLTGEVPEALAAAGSLYVNNNKISGEVPEAVARSVFDGRMTTFYAQHNFLTGFPVPPTPLPDSAALCLSYNCMDLPSASAADGCPTIGGPLESRPADQCRSSGGDG, encoded by the coding sequence ATGGCGCTGCCCCCTCtcctcctgctccagctgctcTGCCTCCTGCTCGGCGCGCGCGCGGCGCTGCACGAGCGGGACGCGGCGGCGCTCCGGGACGTGCGGGCCGGCCTGCGGGACCTGCCGGGGTCGCGCTTCTTCGAGTCCTGGGACGACGGCGCGTCCGCCCCGTGCGCCTACGCCGGCGTCGTGTGCGCGCCCGACGAGGACGACCCGTCCGGCGCGCTCCTCCGCGTGTCGGTGCTCACGCTCGGCACCGGCCTCTCCGACTCCCCCGGCCTGGCCGGCAGCGTCCCGGCCTCGCTCGCCAGCCTCACCGCGCTCACCGACCTCGTCCTCTAcccggggcgcgtgggcggctcCATCCCGGAGGACATTGGGTCGGGCCTCCGGCGCCTCAGGCTGCTCTCGCTGTCCGGGAACCAGCTCACCGGGCCCGTGCCCGAGTCCCTGGCGGGGCTGCCGGAACTGCACACGCTCGACCTCGGCAACAACCGCCTCGAGGGCGCCATTCCCTCCGGGCTGCTGCTGCCGTCGTCCCCGAGCCTCAAGGTGCTCATCCTGGCCAACAATGTCGGCCTCTCCGGCCAGATTCCCGACCAATTTCCCAGCTCGCAGCTGTTCCACGTCGACCTGAGCCGGAACGCGATTACCGGCAcgctcccgccgctgccgccgacgcTCCGGTACTTCTCCGTGGCCGGGAACTCGATGGAGGGGAGCCTCGACGAAGCCTTCGCAGGCAACGGCCAGGGCCCAGCCGACCTGGCCTTCCTCGACCTGTCGATGAACGACTTCTCCGGCTCGATCCCGCCGCAGGTGTTCGCGCTCCCGAGCGCGTCGTCGTTGCTCCTGTCCCGCAACAACTTCACGGGGTCGCTGGCCGTGCCGGCGGCGCCCgcgtcggcgacgccgccgtggtcGGTGGTGGACGTCAGCCACAACGGCCTCACGGGCGAGGtcccggaggcgctggcggcggcggggagccTGTACGTGAACAACAACAAGATCTCCGGGGAGGTCCCGGAGGCGGTGGCCCGCAGCGTGTTCGACGGGCGCATGACGACCTTCTACGCGCAGCACAACTTCCTGACGGGGTTCCCGGTGCCGCCGACGCCGCTGCCGGACTCCGCGGCGCTGTGCCTCTCCTACAACTGCATGGACCTCCCCTCCGCCTCCGCGGCCGACGGGTGCCCCACGATCGGTGGCCCCCTGGAGTCCAGGCCCGCGGACCAGTGCCGGAGCAGCGGAGGCGACGGCTGA